Part of the Cytophagia bacterium CHB2 genome, CCCCATCAGAAAAGCAAGGTTTTTATGAACCAACCGCGCGAGCACAGCGATGCGGTTGCCTGGCCTTAACTTGTTTATTGATAATTGTGAATTAACTTGTCACATTTTAGCCGGTAAAATTAGGCTACTCTTGTCGAGTTAAATGCCAAACCTCAGCAGTTCGATCCCACTTTTGGAATCAGAATTAAATAACTTTCGCATCTCAAACCGTGAATAAAAGCGAATTAGAAATTGATTCGCGTGCATTCACGTTAACTAGCGGTTCCAGGAAATGGGTAGGTTATTTAGATGGCGTTCTTTTATCTGATTCCTCCTGAGCCACAATGCACGAAAACCACGAGGTTTGAAAAAGCGAGTGCTGGCTTGGGTTGATAAAGACAGTAATTCACCGGGGTTGATTGAGAACACTCTCGCAAAAGATTCAAACGGTGAGGGAACCCGGCCAAACTACACCGCGAGCTTGTCGAAATGTGACCTGGCTTCGACAAGCTTGGCCCGCGTAGAACCTGAATTTTGCATATTTTTTTGCTCACCTCCGCCTCACGGGTGAAAAGTCGGCTTGAGCCGACTTAAACTTTTAGCCCGCGATTTCAATCGCAGGCGGAGGTGAGAACAAATACCGTGCAAAATTCAGGTAGAAAACAAATTCCCATCGCTTTCAGAGGCAACAGAGCAAGAACGCTTATTCATCAGATAGCAACGCGAGGCGGTAAAAGCAGAAAAGAATCACAAACAAATCATCGGAGAAAATCATGTCTGAAATCAACCGCATTCTCGATCAACTCAAACGTGCGTACGAAGGCGAGGCCTGGCATGGCCCATCGGTGAAGGAAGTGCTCGCCGGCGTTACGGCAGTTCAAGCTGCGGCAAAACCTTTGCCCAACGCGCACAGCATTTGGGAAATCGTGCAGCACATCGCTTTCTGGGAAAACGGTTTGCGCCGGCGACTCGCGGGCGAGGTTTTCAAAGCGCGTCTTGAGGACGAATGGCCGGCAGTGACTGACACCAGCGAGGCCGCCTGGCAAAATACATTGGCAGCCTTGGAGCGCGGCCAGCACGAACTGCGGCAGGCCATTTCAGAGCTGACGGAGGCGCGCTTGAGCGAGCGCGTTCCAGGCGAGCCTTATTCGATTTATTTCATGTTGCACGGCGTGATTCAACATGATTTGTATCACGCCGGCCAGATTGCCTTATTGAAGAAAGCATGAAGCTGCGCCAGGAATTTATACTTGAGTCTGAAGATTTGTTTTTGTACTCTCGTATTCGTCACGGCAGCCCGCTGACGGCGAAACCCAAGAATTGCCTGGTGCTTAACGTCACGATCAAATTCATATGAGCCGTCGTACTGAAACGCTATTTTGGCAGCCGGAGGCTGTGCAAGCCCTGCTGCCGACGCGGATTGTGGGAAAAAATCTCGTCATTTTTAATCGCATTACTTCGACGAACGACTTCCTCAAACGCATTGCGCGGCGCGGCGCGGCCACCGGCACCGTGGTTTTGGCGGATGAACAAACTGCCGGGCGCGGGCGCCTGCAACGTCCCTGGCAATCGCCGCCGGGCAAAGGCCTTTGGTTTTCCACTCTACTGCGGCCGCAACTTGCGCCGGAGAATATCGGCATTATCTCATTGGCGATTGCTGCTGTGGCGGCAGAAGCGTTTGCAAAAATCGGCGGCGAGGGGTTTCACGTCAAATGGCCTAATGATGTAATGTTCAACGGCAAGAAGGTTTGCGGCATTTTATGCGAAACTCAAATCGTGCAGGATGAAATCGAAGCCGTTATTGCCGGCGTGGGGGTGAACGTTTTGCAAACCGAACAAGAGTTTGCGCCGGCGCTGCGATCACGTGCGACTTCGCTGGCGCAAGCCTGCGGCAAGTTTGTTGACCGCCAGCACTTGTTGATCGATTTGCTCACTCTGCTCGAGCGGGATCTTTTTGGCAATTTGCGCAGCAAACTGGCGCTGCTCAAAGCCGCATGGTGCAGCCACTGTTATGATTTCGGCCAGCATTTGACGGTGACGCTGGGCACAAAAGAAAAATTAAAGCGCATGACCACAGGCGTGTTCGAGGGCGTCGGCGACGGCGGCGAATTGATTTTGCGCCTGTCCAACGGCACCTCGCAATTTTTTTCGGCAGGCGAGATTACGCTGGCGCGGGAGGCGGCATGATTCTGGTGATCGACATCGGCAACACCAATATCACGCTGGGCTTGCTGGAGCAGCGCCAGCTTAAAGCCCGGTGGCGGCTGCACAGCAAAAACGCCCACACCAGCGATGAAATCTGGATCATGTTGAAGATGATGCTGGAATCGGAGGGCTTCCGCCTCGATCAAATGCAAGGCTGTGCGCTCAGCTCGGTAGTGCCCCATCTCACGCCGGTTTTCGAGCGCATGCTTCAACAACGCTTGCGCGTTCCTTTCGTGAATGTGTCTTCGGATTTGGATACCGGCATCAAAATACTGTATGAGAATCCCAGGCAAGTGGGCGCGGATCGCATCTGCAATGCCGTGGCGGGTTATGATAAATTCGGCGGGCCGTTGGTGGTGGTGGATTTTGGCACGGGCACAACTTTCGACGTGGTGACCAAGAATGCGGAGTATCTCGGCGGCATCATTGCGCCGGGACCCGAAACCACGGCAACTATTTTACATCATGTGTCGGCCAAACTGCCGCGCGTCGAGTTAGAATTTCCCTCAAGCGTCATCGGGAAGACGACAGAGACGAGTATTCAAGCGGGATTGATGTTCGGCGGCGTGGAGTTGATCGACGGCCTCAATCGCCGCATCAAACGCGAGCTAGGCGAGGACACGCGCATTGTCGCCACTGGCGGGTTGGCGAATGTGTTCCTACCTTACCTTGACACCGTTGAGCGCGTCGAGCCGGATTTGACACTGGAGGGTTTGGGAATTATTTTTGAGCGCTGTGCCCCGCGGTGACGAATTTGCAAAAAACCGTTTTCTGAGTCGCTCGATCTTGGGAATCAGAATCAAACAACTTTCCCATATCTCAAACCGCTAACAAACGCGAATTAGAAATATATTAGCGTACATTCGCGTTCATTAGCGGTTGCTGGAAATGGGTACGTTGTTTAAATGGCATTCCTTCGCGGGACACAGCGCCATTCCGTTTAAACAAACGGGCCTTTTCTCGTGCCAATATCATCAGACAGACTCGCGCGCAGCAATGTTCCTCTTTCGTGCAGCGTGTGAATCAATTCCTTTGCCAGCGGCGCGTCCGTTGCATCCTGCAAGTCGGAATCGTCGATGATCGCCTGCATTTCTTGTTTGAAGGCGAAATACGGCGCGCGGCTGGCGCGCGACAAGAAGATGCCGCCGGCATCGAAATACCAATCCCGCATCGCTTCCGAGGTTTGTTTTACAATTTGATGGGTAAGTGGCCTCTCGGCTGAATAGCGCGCCAACGGCTTCATGATCTTCCACAATTTTTGATAAGCCTCCAGCCGGCTCTTGCGCAGGTCCTTGTCATATTCAATGGTCAACTCCAGCCGCGCTTTCGACAGTGTGACAAAGTAGGTAATCACTGCGGTGATGGCGCCGGAAACCAAACCGGTCAGCAACGATGAGTATGTTTCAGTCATCATGTTCTCCTCAGAACAATCGTATCCGCATCCCGTGAAAATCCGTTCGCGACAACGGATGGCCCTCTTCAAAATCATAACTACTGTAATCATAGCGTACATCGATGTGTTCCGTCAACCAGCGCATCCAGATTGGGCTGCGCGGTGTGGGCTGAAAGATAGCATTGAGCAAACCATAAGAACTGATGCTCGCGCCAAAGGTTCTATAATCGACCCGGCCGAGCGGATCTTTGTAATGGCCATAACGGAGAAAAGCGAACTCATTGGCCCCTAATTCCCAGCCGATTTTGGCAATGATTTTGGAATTCTCCTGCCGCAGGATCACGTTCTTGAAGAATTTAATGTCGCCCAGGAAATGGGCAAACGTGACGCTGTGGCGATCAACCCTGCGCACGAGCAACTGCTCAGCTTCAAACTGATGCTCGAGCGAGACGAGACGCCACGGGCGGCCGTGGCGCGTGCTCGCCAGCCCTGCGTTCAAGCTCAATCCCACTCTCGCGGTGCGCGGCAGAGGGTCCGGTTGGGCGATATCAATATGGCTTATCATGCTGCCGATATTGCTTTTGAGTAGCCCAAACCCAGCCCGAAAACTGTGCGCGATCTCGCACGAAGCTCCAGTGTCTTGCCGGTGAGACGCGCAATGATTTCCTCGCCGGGGGCATACAAAACCACGCCAAAATCATGCGCTTTGATATTGGTCGAGGCAGGATAAACCTGATTTTCAATTATGGCGGGGACTAGACCCGACTCAATACTTTCGAAATTCCACCCGAATCCAGCTTTGATCCAATAATCGAAGCCCAGCCCGAGAGTCCAGAGCTTGGCCCTCTCAACGATATGCAATACGCCAATTGGTGTCGTGGGATCATCCGGGCCAGTAACGGCGATTTCGCCGAGATCAAGATTGACGTGTGTATAGCCAACGCCCAGGCTCACGGGAATGCGATGATCGAGTTTTTTGAGATTATAGCCCGCGACAAACGTCTTGGCGTCATAAAAAATATCCGAGGCCAAGCCCGCCAACCAGTCGCTTTTGGCGGGATAAAATTCCGCTATGAAAAAACTCTCATTAGCCCAAACACCCAATCGCGCAGGATTGAAGGCGATGCCAAGAGCATCATTTTCCACGGAGGAAACGGATGTGCCGCCCATGCCGTTGGCGCGCAGAGAAGGCTGAATGAGTAGAAATGTTGCAGCAGCAGTACCAGGGGCTTGCGCCCAGGCGGAGGTCACAATGCTGAACAACATGAATGCAGAAATGAATCGGAGCTTTTTCATATGAACTCCTTAGCGCTTTGACAGAAGAGGGAAGGGAACCCGTGTCGTTTTATTAAACTGCGCTTGACATGCACAAGTTCATCTCATGTTCTCGCGGTAACCATCCATTATCTCCGGCCACATTGCGCTCAGCGAAAGATCATATCTCAACCTAACGACAAAGTGTTATATCAATGCCTCTGCTACAATGCCGCCAGCTTCATGGCGCGGGTATCATGCAGAATTGAAGCGACACGCGCTGATTTCAACCACTTGTTCGTGGTCAAGCCACGGCAAAGCCGTGGCTAAACCTCGCCGAACAGGGATGCCAAAATTTATAAGGTCAACGCCTATTCTCCCGGTTTGTCGTCCAGCGCGAGCAGGAAGGCGATCAGCGCCGTGATATTATCGCCGCCAGGTTGATCTTGAATCCAATACTCGTGACCAATGCCCTGCACATTCATGTCCTCCATCGCCACGCGCGCCGTGCTGCCCGGCACCGGATAAACCTTTTCTTTGTTCGCCGCAATCACTTTCTCCCGCTCGGATTGCAGTAAAATCGCTTGCAAACTCAGCGCTGCATTGGGGCGAAAGTAAGACTCGGGATGCGCTTCGCGATAAGCAAGAATTTGACCGGCGCCATAGACTTTTTCTGCAGCGTCACGTTGCAATAACGCTTGCAAGTCGTCGCCCGCCGGCGCAGCTTGAGGATCAAGCGCCACCGCCACCCCGCCGTCATGCAGATACGGCGCAGTGCCCCAGAGATAGCGCAGCGTGACGACTTTGTAACCGTACTTTTGCTTGCTGCCGAAGAACTTTCCCAGAAAACCCCAGAAGCCCCTGGCGATGGCTTTGCCGGTGGCAGGATCATACTCCGGCGCGATGAACGTTTGCAGCGGCTCGGTCGCCAAGGCGCGTGCGCTGTTCGTGCCGATCTCGTGCAGCGGAATGATCTTGTTGTTCGTGAAGAACGGGCCGGCATGACACTGCGCGCAACCCTGCGCTTTGAAAACTTCATAGCCCTTTTCCACCAGGCCGGCGCTGCGGGCATTGGCCAGCAACGCGGTGTGATTGGTGGGAGGTTGCACCCAATCCAGCATCAAGCTCACGGCCTCGGAAACAAATTCGTCGGCATTGAGGCCGTAGGTCGCGGCTAACTGCTCGACGGGATATTGCTCGCGCACATGGCGCGGCGTGATCACGCGCGTTCCCAGCATGCCCGTCATCTGGCTGCGCTGGCCGCCGTCTGCTCCAAACTCGCCGGCTTTGCGCACCCGGCGATGGGTTTTGTTATCGGGATGCTCCAGAACTTCTTTGGGTACGACTGCGGGAATATCGTCGATCAGTACCACGGCGTCGTTGTCCAACACGCCGGGCATGCCGTCGCTGATGCCGAGAATGTCGTCACGCAGTTTTTGTTTCTGCGTGGAATCATGCGCCACCGCGGGGGAATAATGTGTGATCAAATCGGCATATTGTGTCGAGGACAACACCGAAAAGATCCCGGGCTTCATCCAAAAAAGCAGTTTGGAGGTTTTGCCGCCGCGATCCTTGCACAGGCCCACGAGTTGCGAGGGATCGAACGAAATCGTCCACACGTTGTTGTTGCGGTCGGAGGCATTCAACATCACGCCGTCGTAGTTGAACGGCCAGTTCCGGCGGGTGAAGAGCGCCGGATATTGCAAGGGATTGTGAATCGCATCCGGCGTGTCGTCAAAGTAGCCACGCGGCATCATCTGTACGCCGCGCACAATCTCGCTCGTGACTTCCTGTGGCCGGCTCTCATAATTGCGCAGAATCTCCTCCATCCAGGCCTTGGCCTCGGCGGGCGTTTTTTGCCCCGGCCGGCCGGAAGCGAACAACGCGGCTATCGGATTGGAAGCCGAAATGAAAACCCAACCGAGGTGCAAGTCTTGATTGCCAACCGCCCACGCATCTTCCGGCTTGAACGGCGTGCCGGGTGTGGCAACGCCCAAGCGCGCGGATTGGAGATCGGTGCGGCCATCCCAATCGACATCAAGGGAATAGTGGCAAATCGCGCACGACATGCCAACGCGATATTTCTCCGGCGGCGCAGTGCCAACGCCACGCTCGCCTGCGGCATAGAGATTAGGGTCGAGTAGATACGGCAACTTCTCGTCTTGCGCTGGCGCCGGAACCGCAACGATGCCCACCGGCCATGTGGCGCTGGCTTCGACATCCAAACCGGTGTGCAGCCGTTCCGGCAGAGGCAGACCGCCGTGCAGCTTGCTGCCGGCAGGAAACGTCACGACCAAATCATGCGTGTACCCGCCGCCGTTGCCGTTGTAGAGATTGCCGCGCACACTGTCAAGCGCATCGATGGCCTCAACAAAAAACTTGAAGAAGCTCTCTTTGCGCCAGCCGCCTGAATCCGGCACTTCCACTGTGCCGTTGAGAAAGCCGGTCACGTCGGTGAGCAGCCGTTCATTGCCGAATGTTTCGTTGCGAAACCACTCCTCGCCCCATGCCACCCATTTCATATATTCATCATAGGGAATTTCTTGTCCGTTGTATTTCGGGATCGTTGGTCCCGGCAACTCGTCGCGCAGAACATCGTGGTTGCCCCAATCGAATGGTGAAGGCGGGCAACCCAGCAAAAACAGGGACAACAGCGCGCATGCGACAATGAGAATGATCCTCCGGTGGAACTTCATATGCACTCCTTTTGGTGATTGATGAAGCGTGAGATTAAAGTATGCAAGCTTGCACTCAGCACGGCGGCTTGGCATGCTGAATACAACGTGCCGGATAAAAATCAAGAGACGTCTGCTCAAAGTGCGAATTGCCGTTTGCGTGCGGTTATGCGAATTGCGACACACGCCAGAATCGCGGCGGCTTGCAGCGCGCCCAAC contains:
- a CDS encoding DinB family protein, which translates into the protein MSEINRILDQLKRAYEGEAWHGPSVKEVLAGVTAVQAAAKPLPNAHSIWEIVQHIAFWENGLRRRLAGEVFKARLEDEWPAVTDTSEAAWQNTLAALERGQHELRQAISELTEARLSERVPGEPYSIYFMLHGVIQHDLYHAGQIALLKKA
- a CDS encoding biotin--[acetyl-CoA-carboxylase] ligase; translated protein: MSRRTETLFWQPEAVQALLPTRIVGKNLVIFNRITSTNDFLKRIARRGAATGTVVLADEQTAGRGRLQRPWQSPPGKGLWFSTLLRPQLAPENIGIISLAIAAVAAEAFAKIGGEGFHVKWPNDVMFNGKKVCGILCETQIVQDEIEAVIAGVGVNVLQTEQEFAPALRSRATSLAQACGKFVDRQHLLIDLLTLLERDLFGNLRSKLALLKAAWCSHCYDFGQHLTVTLGTKEKLKRMTTGVFEGVGDGGELILRLSNGTSQFFSAGEITLAREAA
- a CDS encoding type III pantothenate kinase, producing MILVIDIGNTNITLGLLEQRQLKARWRLHSKNAHTSDEIWIMLKMMLESEGFRLDQMQGCALSSVVPHLTPVFERMLQQRLRVPFVNVSSDLDTGIKILYENPRQVGADRICNAVAGYDKFGGPLVVVDFGTGTTFDVVTKNAEYLGGIIAPGPETTATILHHVSAKLPRVELEFPSSVIGKTTETSIQAGLMFGGVELIDGLNRRIKRELGEDTRIVATGGLANVFLPYLDTVERVEPDLTLEGLGIIFERCAPR